One window of the Capnocytophaga haemolytica genome contains the following:
- a CDS encoding leucine-rich repeat domain-containing protein, which translates to MRNIIWLFFVVLLLSCGKRRVSRDAEHIESAVLRPPHTCKMQLTTFRTPTDNLHITLAASRGVEAQAWIDLNGNGLQDANEAVSAKEKEFRFTPTQQTITIYGAASVLRADYIGLTELITNQNPYLEVLYLPDNALKNLNVSANKRLHYLNCSFNTDLKALDVSHNPALDTLIFRTGMLEQLNVSHNPALEFLSCSLPYLKHLDVSHNKQLKVLHTDYCRGLTTLNLKHNKALEVLDIQSSSIREIDLSENKQLKWFHCQDTHLKRLDLSHNKQLEYLNVSQNKGIELNLQAQTALRELDCSDSELKTLDLTPCTRLETLNCSENQLTTLNLSNNKHLEYIECSKNALTNLSLSGLAALERLECSDNKLTGLSLGVVPSLKNLNCANNQLTAIDIRKSKELTSLNCEGNQLKELFLEESPQLETLSCAKNVLTNLNLSKNTALRWFDCSENPLKKLDLTHSKALNHLDCSKTGLSYLNVSPLPHLTYLNCSGNELRWGSIHFRKDNALETLNCNDNPLGTLNLRGMKELRKLYCDSCGLKKLDLSKNPLLYDLSCDANALTRLDLSVQNIDYLSCENNKIKYLDLRSTTYIKSFHCEGNPIEVIDIRGLKEFCQMCDESNKTLKKLIIGKDGPCADRIFMRDDDTEVQMIVINKK; encoded by the coding sequence ATGAGAAACATTATTTGGCTATTTTTTGTGGTGTTATTGCTCTCCTGTGGCAAAAGAAGGGTATCACGTGATGCTGAACACATTGAGAGTGCCGTCTTACGCCCTCCACACACCTGCAAAATGCAGCTTACTACCTTCCGTACCCCTACTGATAACTTGCACATTACCCTTGCCGCTTCCCGTGGTGTAGAGGCACAAGCGTGGATAGACCTCAATGGCAACGGACTTCAAGATGCTAACGAGGCAGTGTCCGCTAAAGAAAAAGAGTTCCGCTTTACTCCAACGCAGCAAACAATCACCATCTATGGGGCTGCGAGCGTGTTAAGAGCCGACTACATCGGCCTCACAGAGCTCATCACTAACCAGAATCCTTACCTGGAGGTGCTTTACCTTCCCGATAATGCCCTGAAAAACCTCAATGTCAGTGCCAATAAGCGACTGCACTACCTCAATTGCAGCTTTAATACAGATTTGAAGGCGTTAGACGTGAGCCACAACCCAGCACTCGACACCCTTATCTTCCGCACAGGTATGTTAGAGCAGCTCAATGTGAGCCATAACCCCGCACTTGAGTTCCTCAGCTGCTCGCTTCCCTATCTCAAGCATTTAGATGTGAGCCATAATAAGCAACTGAAAGTGCTACACACCGATTACTGTAGAGGTCTCACCACCCTAAACCTCAAGCACAACAAGGCTTTAGAAGTCTTGGATATTCAGAGTTCCTCTATTAGGGAAATAGATCTCAGCGAGAACAAGCAGCTAAAGTGGTTTCATTGTCAGGATACACATCTAAAAAGGCTTGATCTATCACACAATAAGCAATTAGAGTACCTAAATGTGAGTCAAAATAAGGGTATAGAGCTCAACCTGCAAGCGCAAACCGCTCTTAGAGAACTTGATTGTAGTGATAGCGAGCTAAAGACACTCGACCTAACCCCCTGCACGAGATTAGAAACGCTTAATTGCAGTGAAAATCAGCTTACCACACTCAATTTGAGCAATAATAAGCATCTGGAATACATAGAATGCAGCAAAAATGCCCTCACAAACCTATCACTAAGCGGACTTGCAGCCTTAGAACGCTTGGAGTGCAGCGACAATAAGCTCACAGGGCTATCCTTAGGAGTAGTACCTTCATTGAAGAATCTTAATTGTGCGAATAATCAGCTCACAGCCATAGATATCAGGAAAAGCAAAGAGCTGACCTCCCTAAACTGTGAAGGAAATCAGCTAAAAGAGCTTTTTTTAGAAGAAAGTCCGCAGTTAGAAACACTTTCCTGCGCTAAAAATGTGCTTACAAACCTCAATTTAAGCAAAAATACTGCCTTGAGGTGGTTTGATTGCTCAGAAAACCCACTAAAGAAGCTCGATTTGACCCATAGTAAGGCCTTAAACCATCTCGACTGCTCAAAAACAGGCCTCAGCTATTTAAATGTAAGCCCCTTACCTCATCTTACATACCTCAATTGCAGTGGCAATGAGCTACGCTGGGGGAGTATCCATTTCAGAAAAGACAATGCCCTCGAAACCTTAAACTGTAACGATAATCCGCTGGGTACGCTCAATTTGCGAGGAATGAAGGAGCTGAGAAAGCTATACTGCGATAGCTGTGGCCTAAAAAAACTCGACCTGAGCAAGAACCCACTGCTGTATGACCTCAGCTGTGATGCCAATGCCCTCACACGCTTAGATCTCAGCGTACAGAATATAGATTATCTGAGTTGTGAAAATAATAAAATCAAGTATTTAGACTTACGATCAACCACCTATATCAAGAGTTTCCATTGTGAAGGCAACCCCATTGAGGTGATCGATATACGAGGGCTTAAGGAGTTTTGCCAGATGTGTGATGAGAGTAACAAGACCCTCAAGAAGCTCATTATAGGCAAAGATGGCCCTTGTGCCGACCGTATTTTTATGCGAGATGACGACACAGAGGTGCAGATGATCGTCATTAATAAGAAATGA
- a CDS encoding carboxy terminal-processing peptidase: MKNISAVLFLLFISFASCSFTSKKFDDPSKDKDKVLLEIIQHILVNAHFSPVEMDDAFSKQIFKRYLEALDGQKRYFLQSDINEFKKYETRLDDDLKNGEIAFFNLTYERLLQRMKEAQGVTKAIFTKPLDFNSNESINTDFEKIPYVKNKAELQARWKQVILFSALSTYITKQKDEATKKEKDPKYTPKKDEVLKKESIEAAEKTLNDMFLVFKDITREEYFGIFADIITSNFDPHSNYMAPEVKKGFDTDMSGKFEGIGAQLQKKPDGVSITNVILGGPVWKGKLLEVGDQILKVAQGSEEPVDIVGMRLEDTVKLIRGPKGSEVRLTVRRVDGTIEVVSIIRDVVELEETYAKSAIIETDGKRYGIINLPKFYINFEDVNQRNAATDVALEIEKLKKENIAGLIIDLRNNGGGSLKTVVDIGGLFIPKGPIVQVKSSRGSRDVLSDTDPKTQWEGSLVILTNELSASASEILAAAMQDYKRAIIIGGKQTFGKGTVQTVVDVNQFLRQNSYGDLGALKITIQKFYRINGGSTQLKGVESDIVVPDKYKYIDIGERDMTNAMQWDKIDPAKYTPWTNNANFNKAIENSKKRIAANSYLKLIDENAQWIKQQQNDNVFPLNYAAYKKVIDRNDEQAKKFKAIADYKSNLKFVSIASDEAKIKSNEDLKLRRDRWHESLQKDVYIDEAVKVLQDLNSK; encoded by the coding sequence ATGAAGAATATATCAGCAGTATTATTTTTATTATTCATTTCATTTGCCTCTTGTAGCTTTACTAGCAAGAAGTTTGACGATCCAAGCAAGGATAAGGACAAGGTGCTTTTGGAGATCATACAACATATTCTGGTCAATGCACATTTCAGTCCTGTAGAGATGGATGATGCTTTTTCCAAGCAGATATTTAAGCGCTATTTGGAAGCCTTGGATGGGCAAAAGCGTTATTTTTTGCAATCAGATATCAATGAGTTTAAGAAGTATGAAACTCGCTTGGACGACGATTTGAAGAATGGAGAAATAGCGTTCTTTAACCTTACATACGAACGCCTATTGCAGCGTATGAAAGAAGCGCAAGGCGTTACGAAGGCTATCTTTACCAAACCTTTGGATTTCAATAGCAATGAGAGTATCAATACAGATTTTGAGAAAATCCCTTATGTGAAGAACAAAGCCGAATTGCAGGCACGTTGGAAGCAGGTGATATTGTTTTCAGCCCTCTCTACTTACATCACTAAGCAGAAAGATGAGGCTACTAAGAAAGAGAAAGACCCTAAGTACACCCCCAAGAAAGACGAGGTGCTGAAAAAGGAATCAATAGAGGCGGCAGAAAAAACGCTGAATGATATGTTCTTAGTTTTTAAGGATATCACTCGTGAGGAGTACTTTGGGATTTTCGCAGATATTATTACCTCTAACTTCGACCCTCACTCCAACTATATGGCACCTGAGGTGAAGAAAGGCTTTGACACTGATATGTCGGGCAAGTTTGAAGGTATTGGAGCGCAACTGCAAAAGAAGCCTGATGGGGTAAGCATTACCAATGTCATCTTGGGCGGACCTGTATGGAAAGGGAAGCTCTTAGAGGTTGGCGACCAGATTTTAAAAGTAGCTCAGGGTAGTGAAGAGCCTGTGGATATCGTGGGGATGCGCCTTGAGGATACCGTAAAACTGATCAGAGGTCCTAAAGGATCGGAAGTGCGCTTAACAGTACGCCGCGTAGATGGCACTATTGAGGTGGTATCAATCATTCGCGATGTGGTAGAACTTGAAGAGACTTATGCCAAGTCGGCTATCATAGAGACTGATGGCAAGCGTTATGGGATTATCAACTTACCTAAGTTTTACATTAACTTTGAAGATGTAAATCAGCGTAATGCTGCTACTGATGTGGCTTTGGAAATAGAAAAGCTAAAGAAGGAAAACATTGCTGGACTTATTATCGACCTTCGCAACAACGGCGGGGGCTCGCTGAAAACCGTAGTGGATATAGGGGGGCTATTCATTCCTAAGGGACCTATTGTACAGGTGAAATCCTCACGTGGCAGCCGCGATGTGCTTTCGGATACTGACCCTAAGACTCAATGGGAAGGTTCGCTTGTGATCCTCACCAATGAACTATCGGCTTCAGCTTCTGAGATTTTAGCAGCAGCTATGCAGGACTATAAGCGTGCTATCATCATCGGTGGTAAACAGACCTTTGGCAAGGGTACGGTGCAGACGGTAGTGGATGTAAATCAATTCTTACGCCAAAATAGCTATGGTGATTTAGGAGCTTTGAAGATCACTATACAGAAGTTCTATCGCATCAATGGGGGCTCTACTCAGCTCAAAGGGGTAGAAAGCGACATTGTGGTGCCTGACAAGTACAAATACATTGACATAGGCGAGCGCGATATGACTAATGCTATGCAGTGGGATAAGATTGACCCTGCTAAGTATACCCCTTGGACAAACAATGCTAACTTTAATAAAGCTATAGAGAATAGTAAGAAGCGCATTGCAGCTAATAGCTATCTCAAGCTCATTGATGAGAATGCCCAATGGATTAAGCAACAGCAAAATGATAATGTTTTTCCTCTGAACTACGCCGCTTATAAGAAAGTGATTGATCGCAATGATGAGCAAGCCAAAAAGTTCAAAGCTATTGCTGACTATAAATCAAACTTGAAGTTTGTTTCTATCGCCTCTGATGAAGCAAAAATCAAAAGTAATGAGGACCTGAAACTGCGCCGTGACCGTTGGCACGAAAGTCTGCAAAAGGATGTGTACATCGACGAGGCTGTAAAGGTGTTGCAAGACCTCAATAGTAAGTAA
- a CDS encoding mechanosensitive ion channel family protein has product MHLRRLILLIFFTISAMTYAQKDSVSVQAIKKELAALKLYRQKDSVRIAMLMSEIERLVQQEKAVSKATLQVQVDDSLSMAEKRKEVERLSQQMRGKPVVFQNDTIYYLYASYGPYDIDTRVKYVEDKLTELYEDPYFKADSLKVKPLGEYLAVMYGNKAIADITSIDAVWENTTQEELANRYLGYIKHAIVKYQEQNSLKNILLRIGELCLVLVIAISVIWGINRLFRFLKNFCINSKNRFLKGFKIRNYELIKKQHMVKVLIKLLFVVRIIVLLFLFITIIPLIFDIFPSTRHLSRIILGWIIEPIKDIWFAVINYLPSLFNIIVIVLVTRYLLKIMRFFALEIERGILKIRGFYPEWARTTYHLARLMLLALALVVVFPHLPGSDSDAFKGISVFLGVLISFGSSSSISNAIAGVVISYMRPFQVGDWIKSGDIIGVVVEKNALVTHLRTFSNEDITIPNSTILSSATTNFSSIGKQQGLALSARVKVRYDYADNIVEELLLEAALKTCGISKIPHPYVLQISLGELNTVYELNAYTHTPDDMFFIKSDLVKNIQNTLKQANIEIFSTQYIEIRTNNQTSEENKKS; this is encoded by the coding sequence ATGCACTTGAGACGACTCATCTTGCTGATATTCTTCACTATTAGTGCTATGACATACGCCCAGAAGGACAGTGTCTCAGTACAAGCTATAAAGAAAGAATTGGCTGCCCTGAAGCTCTACCGACAAAAGGATTCGGTGCGGATAGCTATGCTGATGAGTGAGATTGAGCGATTGGTGCAACAAGAGAAAGCTGTAAGCAAAGCTACCCTTCAAGTGCAAGTAGATGACTCACTATCTATGGCTGAAAAGCGCAAAGAGGTGGAAAGGCTGAGCCAGCAGATGCGTGGTAAGCCTGTTGTTTTTCAGAATGATACCATCTATTATCTATATGCCTCTTACGGTCCGTACGACATTGATACCCGTGTAAAATACGTTGAAGATAAGCTTACAGAACTCTATGAAGATCCTTATTTTAAAGCCGATTCACTAAAAGTAAAGCCTTTGGGCGAGTACCTCGCTGTGATGTACGGCAACAAAGCCATTGCGGATATTACATCCATTGATGCCGTATGGGAGAACACCACTCAAGAAGAGCTTGCTAACCGCTATTTGGGGTATATCAAGCACGCTATTGTAAAATACCAAGAGCAGAACAGCCTGAAGAATATCCTTTTGCGCATTGGAGAATTGTGCTTGGTGCTTGTGATTGCCATTAGTGTAATATGGGGGATTAACCGCTTATTTAGGTTCTTGAAGAACTTCTGCATCAACTCTAAGAACCGCTTCTTAAAAGGATTTAAAATACGCAACTATGAACTTATAAAGAAGCAACACATGGTGAAGGTGCTCATCAAGTTATTGTTTGTTGTACGCATCATCGTGCTGCTCTTTCTCTTCATTACAATCATACCGCTAATATTTGACATTTTCCCCTCTACCCGACACCTCTCGCGCATTATTCTCGGTTGGATTATAGAGCCTATAAAAGATATATGGTTTGCAGTCATCAATTATCTCCCCAGCCTCTTCAATATCATTGTCATTGTGCTGGTAACGCGCTATTTATTAAAAATAATGCGCTTCTTTGCCTTAGAGATAGAACGGGGTATACTAAAGATACGGGGATTTTACCCTGAATGGGCGCGCACTACCTATCACTTGGCACGATTGATGCTCCTCGCCTTGGCATTAGTAGTGGTATTTCCTCACTTGCCAGGCTCTGATAGCGATGCTTTCAAGGGCATATCAGTGTTCTTAGGGGTATTGATTTCCTTTGGTTCTTCCTCTTCAATATCCAATGCCATTGCAGGGGTAGTCATCAGCTATATGCGCCCTTTTCAAGTAGGCGATTGGATCAAGTCGGGTGATATTATCGGAGTGGTAGTAGAGAAAAACGCTTTGGTAACACACCTAAGAACCTTTAGCAATGAGGATATTACCATACCTAACTCCACCATCTTAAGCAGTGCTACGACTAATTTTTCCTCCATTGGCAAACAACAAGGCTTAGCCCTTAGTGCACGGGTGAAAGTACGCTACGACTATGCTGACAACATTGTAGAAGAGCTCCTACTAGAAGCTGCTTTAAAAACCTGTGGAATATCCAAAATACCCCACCCTTATGTACTACAAATTTCGCTGGGAGAACTTAATACGGTGTATGAACTCAATGCTTATACCCATACCCCCGATGATATGTTCTTCATCAAATCGGACTTAGTGAAGAATATCCAAAATACACTAAAACAGGCAAATATAGAGATCTTCTCTACCCAATATATTGAAATTAGAACTAACAACCAAACATCAGAAGAAAATAAAAAGAGTTAG
- a CDS encoding LLM class oxidoreductase translates to MIDTNKLTVGILLPIESYEGAIPKMKDQVQLIQRVESLGYDAVWVRDIPLYNPDFREVGQIYDPWIYLSHIATLTISIKIGIASVVLPLRHPLHVAKSAASLDVLFPNRFMMGVASGDRPVEYPAFNKPFEMRSVSVADHMAMLRELWSKDFPTYNNDYGTLMANVGDVLPKPLKKNIPMYVTGHVGGINLDWIAKNGDGWIYYPREFTFTKKIVEEWHQILEREALPKKPYIQPIYIDLMGDPDFEPQAIELGFKLGRNYLIDMLLTLQSIGVNHTMLVLKHCSRPVDEVLEEVGKEVLPQIK, encoded by the coding sequence ATGATTGACACCAATAAACTAACCGTCGGCATTTTACTGCCTATTGAATCTTACGAGGGGGCTATCCCTAAGATGAAAGACCAAGTTCAGTTGATTCAGCGAGTTGAATCATTGGGCTACGATGCTGTTTGGGTGCGTGATATTCCTCTCTATAATCCTGATTTTAGAGAAGTTGGGCAGATTTACGACCCTTGGATTTACCTATCGCATATTGCAACCTTAACTATCAGTATCAAAATAGGGATTGCGAGTGTAGTGTTGCCTTTGCGGCATCCTCTGCACGTAGCTAAGTCGGCAGCGAGTTTAGATGTGTTGTTCCCGAACCGATTTATGATGGGGGTAGCCTCAGGAGATCGCCCAGTGGAATACCCCGCTTTTAACAAGCCCTTTGAGATGAGAAGTGTGTCGGTGGCTGACCATATGGCAATGCTTAGAGAGCTTTGGTCAAAAGATTTTCCTACATACAACAACGACTATGGCACATTGATGGCAAATGTAGGAGATGTACTTCCTAAGCCATTGAAAAAGAACATCCCGATGTATGTAACAGGACACGTGGGTGGCATCAACTTAGACTGGATAGCAAAAAATGGTGACGGCTGGATTTATTACCCTCGTGAGTTTACTTTCACAAAGAAGATTGTGGAAGAGTGGCATCAGATATTAGAGAGGGAAGCATTACCAAAGAAACCGTATATTCAGCCCATATATATTGATTTGATGGGAGATCCTGACTTTGAACCACAAGCTATAGAATTAGGCTTTAAATTAGGACGTAATTATTTAATAGATATGCTGTTAACCCTACAAAGTATTGGGGTAAATCACACAATGTTAGTACTAAAACATTGTAGCAGGCCTGTAGATGAAGTGCTTGAAGAAGTGGGCAAAGAAGTTCTGCCACAGATAAAATAG
- a CDS encoding heparan-alpha-glucosaminide N-acetyltransferase domain-containing protein, with the protein MKQRLLFIDVIRAYAICMMLQGHFITALLADPYWDESNIFFRIWHYFTGITAPVFLTISGFIFTYLLIREGDRSHRGWKNPRVVKGIRRGFYLILVACLLRKSIHYVEILHCIGLSLILMVGIYIISTNRFIKLKYILPPLLIALTITIFLFESTYNTLSLPFLPRIIANYFTPIYGTFFSILPWFGYVCLGGFMGSLFYFFKGAKYLYPTFITLLIVFGYIFHHQFTTFNFLYNLTSIELFNRVARSGFLFLRMGDALWVFAFFVILRNVITMPLIQRIGVNTLSIYVIHYIMLYSFIPKFNLSYYFHRSLTPAQAIIGAILFVSVVVFLSFIYNRVKDNIKEKIKGKE; encoded by the coding sequence ATGAAACAACGTTTATTATTTATTGACGTAATAAGAGCCTACGCCATCTGTATGATGCTGCAAGGACACTTCATCACAGCCTTATTAGCCGATCCTTATTGGGATGAGAGCAATATCTTTTTTAGAATATGGCACTACTTTACAGGGATAACAGCTCCTGTATTTCTCACTATTTCAGGATTTATATTCACTTATCTACTCATCCGTGAGGGTGATAGAAGCCACAGAGGCTGGAAGAATCCTCGCGTGGTAAAAGGTATTCGAAGAGGTTTCTACCTCATACTTGTTGCCTGTTTACTTAGGAAAAGTATCCACTATGTTGAAATATTGCATTGTATCGGTTTATCATTGATCTTGATGGTAGGCATTTACATCATTTCCACTAATAGGTTTATCAAGTTAAAGTACATATTACCTCCACTTCTTATTGCCCTTACAATCACAATATTCCTATTTGAAAGCACTTATAACACCCTTTCTTTACCATTCTTACCAAGAATTATAGCTAATTATTTTACGCCTATATATGGTACATTCTTTTCTATATTACCTTGGTTTGGCTATGTATGCTTGGGAGGCTTTATGGGGTCGTTATTTTACTTCTTCAAAGGAGCTAAATACCTCTACCCTACTTTCATTACACTACTGATTGTTTTCGGGTATATATTTCATCACCAATTTACCACGTTTAATTTCCTTTACAACTTAACCTCAATAGAGTTGTTTAATAGAGTAGCTCGTTCAGGTTTCTTATTCCTCAGGATGGGTGATGCCTTATGGGTCTTTGCCTTCTTTGTGATCTTGCGCAATGTGATTACAATGCCTCTTATACAACGCATAGGGGTAAATACACTTTCTATATACGTTATTCACTACATAATGCTATATAGCTTTATACCAAAGTTTAATCTATCGTATTACTTCCATAGAAGTCTTACTCCCGCACAAGCCATTATAGGCGCTATTCTTTTTGTCAGTGTAGTAGTTTTCCTCTCATTTATCTACAACAGAGTAAAAGATAATATCAAAGAAAAAATAAAAGGGAAGGAATAA
- a CDS encoding MFS transporter, with translation MATLSRGDKKLLNAWAAYDWANSVYSLTIVSTIFPIFYALLFDKAGTKEVELFGMLFKHTSVITFITALAFLVIVVLSPILSGIADYLGNKKAFMRFFCYLGSAACVGLYWFSLEHIYFSLLCYFCGVVGFWGSIVFYNSYLPDIALPEQYDRVSARGFSMGYAGSVLLLLLNLALVMKPELIGLDESTESALLTMRISFLTVGIWWFGFSQIPFYYLPNNRHKDRQASLRLLSKGYKELHKVWLSLKASPRLKGFLFAFFVYSMGVQTVLLVATYFGTEEIAWENEQQRTTGLIISVLVIQLVAILGASATVWVVRRMGNIATLIALNAVWIAICIVAYHIQSPTAFYVLAGFVGLVMGGIQTLSRSTYSAYLPATEDTTSFFSFYDVTEKLGIVIGMGIYGLIDQFTSNMRNATVSLVVFFSLGIVLLWRLMRRNKSV, from the coding sequence ATGGCTACACTTTCTCGTGGCGATAAGAAGTTGCTGAACGCTTGGGCAGCGTACGACTGGGCAAACTCGGTCTATTCACTGACGATCGTCTCAACGATTTTCCCTATTTTCTATGCATTGCTTTTCGACAAGGCGGGCACAAAGGAGGTGGAGCTCTTCGGAATGCTTTTTAAGCATACTTCGGTGATTACTTTCATCACAGCCTTGGCTTTTTTGGTGATCGTAGTGCTCTCGCCTATCCTCAGTGGGATTGCGGATTATCTAGGTAATAAAAAGGCATTTATGCGCTTCTTTTGCTATCTAGGATCGGCAGCGTGTGTGGGGCTGTATTGGTTTTCGTTGGAGCATATCTATTTCAGTTTGCTGTGTTACTTTTGTGGGGTGGTCGGTTTTTGGGGGAGTATCGTGTTTTACAACTCCTATCTACCTGATATTGCGCTACCTGAGCAGTACGATCGCGTAAGTGCGCGGGGTTTTTCGATGGGGTATGCAGGCAGTGTATTGCTCCTATTACTGAACCTCGCCTTAGTGATGAAGCCTGAACTTATTGGCTTGGATGAGAGCACAGAATCGGCATTGCTGACGATGCGTATTTCCTTTCTCACAGTGGGGATTTGGTGGTTTGGCTTTAGTCAGATTCCGTTTTACTATCTGCCCAACAATAGGCATAAAGATCGGCAGGCGTCCCTACGACTTCTGAGTAAGGGCTATAAGGAGCTACACAAGGTGTGGCTCTCGCTAAAAGCCTCACCGCGTTTGAAGGGCTTTTTGTTTGCCTTTTTCGTCTATAGTATGGGGGTGCAGACGGTGCTATTGGTAGCTACCTACTTCGGCACAGAAGAGATCGCTTGGGAGAACGAACAGCAGCGCACTACGGGACTTATCATCAGTGTATTGGTAATACAATTGGTGGCGATACTCGGGGCGAGTGCTACGGTATGGGTGGTGCGCCGTATGGGCAATATCGCCACGCTTATCGCTCTAAATGCTGTGTGGATTGCGATTTGCATCGTGGCATATCACATACAGAGCCCGACAGCTTTCTATGTATTGGCAGGCTTTGTAGGCTTGGTGATGGGTGGCATACAGACCCTTTCACGCTCTACCTACTCGGCGTATCTTCCCGCCACAGAGGATACGACTTCTTTTTTTAGCTTTTACGATGTAACTGAAAAACTCGGTATCGTCATTGGTATGGGTATCTATGGGTTGATAGATCAGTTTACCAGCAATATGCGCAATGCGACTGTCTCATTGGTGGTATTCTTCTCTCTGGGAATTGTGTTGCTATGGCGGTTAATGAGAAGAAATAAAAGTGTGTAA
- a CDS encoding hydrogen peroxide-inducible genes activator has product MTITQFQYVLAVAKYRNFTTAAENSFVTQPTLSMQVQKLEEELGVQIFDRSKKPLQLTEIGEQVVRQAQIIVNESDRMSDIVAQQKGFVGGEFKVGIIPTVSPTLLPMFLANFINKYPKVCLKIEEQTTENILKKIDNGEYDAGILATPLQKNNIVELPLYYEPFVAYIPVNHRLEHSKTIYSEDLDINDILMLEDGHCFKESVLNICNQDIVESKSKFQLKSGSFETLIRLANEGLGMTLLPYLHTLELKENEKKCLHYFAEPYPAREISLVHHKNELKMQLVKALHDTIAGVIRGAIAFQNVKIISPTRKK; this is encoded by the coding sequence ATGACGATTACGCAATTTCAATACGTGCTAGCGGTAGCTAAATACCGCAACTTCACCACAGCTGCCGAGAATAGTTTTGTTACGCAGCCTACGCTGAGTATGCAGGTGCAGAAGCTCGAGGAGGAGCTTGGGGTACAGATTTTTGATCGCTCGAAGAAGCCACTACAACTCACTGAAATAGGTGAGCAAGTGGTACGCCAGGCGCAGATCATCGTGAACGAATCTGACCGTATGAGCGATATCGTTGCACAGCAGAAAGGCTTTGTAGGAGGCGAGTTCAAGGTAGGAATCATACCTACGGTCTCCCCTACTCTACTGCCTATGTTCTTGGCAAACTTCATCAATAAATACCCCAAAGTGTGTTTGAAAATTGAGGAGCAAACCACTGAGAATATCTTGAAGAAAATAGATAATGGAGAGTACGATGCGGGTATTTTGGCAACACCTTTGCAGAAGAACAATATCGTTGAGCTACCATTGTACTACGAGCCTTTTGTGGCGTATATCCCTGTAAATCACCGCTTGGAACACTCCAAGACAATCTATTCTGAAGACTTGGACATCAACGACATACTGATGTTGGAAGATGGACACTGCTTCAAGGAGAGTGTGCTGAACATTTGCAATCAGGATATAGTGGAATCAAAGAGTAAGTTTCAGCTGAAAAGTGGTAGCTTTGAAACGCTTATACGGCTGGCAAATGAAGGCTTAGGGATGACACTCTTGCCTTATTTACACACATTAGAACTCAAAGAAAACGAGAAGAAATGTTTGCATTATTTTGCAGAGCCTTACCCCGCCCGCGAGATTAGCTTAGTACACCACAAAAACGAACTTAAAATGCAGCTCGTCAAGGCATTGCACGACACAATTGCAGGTGTAATACGAGGAGCTATTGCCTTTCAAAATGTAAAGATCATCAGTCCGACAAGAAAAAAATAA